From the Colletotrichum lupini chromosome 10, complete sequence genome, one window contains:
- a CDS encoding peptidyl-prolyl cis-trans isomerase fkr-3 has translation MGVTKTTHQSGSGAIPKPGQTVTIEYTGFLKDTSQPDNKGKKFDSSVGRGDFVTRIGVGQVIKGWDEGVTQMNVGEKATLDITSDFAYGERAMPGICCYHDDQLMLIMFPHSGFTGHIPPNADLIFDVELKKVQ, from the exons ATGGGTGTTACCAAGACGACTCACCAGTCCGGCTCCGGCGCCATCCCCAAGCCCGGCCAGACTGTCACCATTGAGTACACTGGCTTCCTCAAGGATACCTCCCAGCCCGACAACAAGGGCAAGAA GTTCGACTCCTCGGTCGGCCGCGGCGACTTTGTCACCAGAATTGGTGTCGGCCAGGTCATCAAGG GCTGGGATGAGGGTGTCACCCAGATGAACGTCGGCGAGAAGGCTACTCTCGACATCACCAG TGACTTCGCCTATGGCGAGCG GGCCATGCCAGGCATCTGTTGCTACCATGACGACCAATTGATGCTAATTATGTTCCCCCACAGCGGCTTCACCGGCCACATTCCCCCCAACGCCGACCTCATCTT CGACGTTGAGCTCAAGAAGGTCCAGTAA
- a CDS encoding ubiquitin-activating enzyme E1 produces the protein MADKKLPEVDLVTRMQVDDSVVGNTEIDESLYSRQLYVLGHEAMKRMGASNILIVGLKGLGVEIAKNIALAGVKSLTLYDPGLVALADLSSQFFLHPEDVGKPRDEVTAPRVAELNAYTPVKVHQSSSLGENLSQFDKYQVVVLTSLPLKLQALIGDYCHSKGIYVVAADTFGLFGSIFCDFGADFTVIDPTGEAPLTGIIAGIDEEGLVSALDETRHGLEDGDYVTFSEIEGMEKLNGGEPRKITVKGPYTFSIGDVSGLGQYVRGGLYQQVKMPKKINFKSFSAALKEPEFMISDFAKFDRPQQLHLGFQALHAFVESQGRFPNPLDDTDATVILRSAEAFAKAEGVEVEFDEKLLKELSYQSLGDLNAMAALFGGIAAQEILKAVSGKFQPIQQWMYFDSLESLPTSSARTAELCKPLGTRYDGQIVVFGREYQEKIANLRQFLVGAGAIGCEMLKNWAMIGLGTGPKGQITVTDMDSIEKSNLNRQFLFRPKDVGKMKSDCAAEAVQAMNPDLNGHIVCLKDRVSPDTEETFNEEFWGNLDGVTNALDNVEARTYVDRRCVFFRKPLLESGTLGTKGNTQVVLPHLTESYSSSQDPPEKEFPMCTVKSFPNKIEHTIAWSKDHMFENLFVTSPSTVNLYLTQPNYIEGTLKQGGSAKLTLETLRDYLTTDRPRTFEDCVAWARILFEKEFNNKIQQLLHNFPKDSTTSTGTPFWSGPKRAPEPLKFDANNPTHFAFVVAAANLHAFNYNIKSPGTSKDIYLRELDNIIVPEFSPAEGVKIQANDSDPDPNADAGSSFDDNDELQKLISSLPSPNELAGFQLQPVDFEKDDDSNHHIDFITACSNLRAANYKIEQADRHKTKFIAGKIIPAIATTTALVTGLVILELYKVIDGKDDIEQYKNGFINLALPFFGFSEPIASPKVEFKGPNGIVKLDKIWDRFEVNDITLKELLEHFEKQGLTISMLSSGVSLLYASFFPPAKLKDRQNLKLSQLVETVSKKPVPAHQKEVIFEMVAEDVDGEDVEVPYIKMKMALKGLTTQQAGKVTDWVKPNDKSGEFKRQQSSFRNFISREEGAKFAPEKGRYHLYVSYACPWACRTLITRQLKGLEDFISYSVVHWHLGEKENKTNNTGWRFVTSDEKDVPGARVVPDPVPGHESYTHLRDLYFESEPGYEGRFTVPVLYDTKLKTIVSNESSEIIRMLYTEFDDLLDEQYRNVNPYPESLRAQIDEANEWTYDKINNGVYKSGFATTQEAYERNVVALFEALDKTEAHLKSTAAEGLYYFGKEITEADIRLYVTIIRFDPVYVQHFKCNIRDIRSGYPLIHKWMRNLYWNVPAFKDTTQFEHIKWHYTKSHTQINPFSISPVGPLPHILPLDEEVPAASK, from the exons ATGGCT GATAAGAAGCTACCGGAGGTCGACCTGGTGACCCGCATGCAGGTCGACGACTCCGTTGTCGGAAACACCGAGATCGATGAGTCGCTCTACAGTCGCCAGCTTTATGTGCTGGGCCACGAGGCCATGAAGCGCATGGGCGCTTCCAACATCCTCATTGTCGGTCTCAAGGGCCTGGGTGTCGAGATCGCCAAGAACATTGCCCTTGCCGGCGTCAAGAGCCTCACACTCTACGACCCCGGTCTGGTCGCCCTCGCCGACCTGTCCTCACAGTTCTTCCTGCACCCCGAGGATGTGGGCAAGCCCAGAGACGAGGTCACCGCCCCGAGAGTCGCCGAGTTGAACGCATACACCCCCGTCAAGGTCCACCAGTCGTCAAG CCTGGGCGAGAACCTCTCCCAGTTTGACAAGTACCAGGTCGTCGTCCTGACCAGCCTGCCGCTGAAGCTGCAAGCGCTGATTGGCGACTACTGCCACTCCAAGGGCATCTACGTCGTGGCCGCCGATACGTTTGGTCTTTTCGGTTCGATTTTCTGCGATTTCGGCGCCGACTTCACCGTCATCGACCCGACCGGCGAGGCACCCTTGACCGGCATCATTGCGGGCATCGACGAGGAGGGCCTGGTTTCGGCGCTCGACGAGACCCGCCACGGCCTCGAGGACGGCGACTATGTCACCTTTTCAGAAATCGAGGGCATGGAGAAGCTCAACGGAGGCGAGCCGCGAAAGATCACCGTCAAGGGCCCGTATACCTTTTCCATCGGCGACGTTTCCGGCCTCGGCCAGTATGTCCGCGGCGGCCTGTACCAGCAGGTCAAGATGCCCAAGAAGATCAACTTCAAGAGCTTCTCTGCCGCGCTCAAGGAGCCCGAATTCATGATTTCAGACTTTGCAAAGTTCGACCGCCCCCAGCAGCTTCACCTCGGGTTCCAGGCCCTGCACGCCTTTGTGGAGAGCCAGGGCCGTTTCCCGAACCCCCTGGACGACACGGATGCGACTGTGATCTTGCGCTCCGCCGAGGCGTTTGCCAAGGCAGAGGGCGTCGAGGTGGAGTTTGACGAGAAGCTCCTCAAGGAGCTCAGTTACCAGTCCCTTGGTGACCTGAATGCCATGGCTGCCCTGTTTGGCGGAATCGCGGCGCAGGAGATCCTCAAGGCCGTCTCGGGCAAGTTCCAGCCCATCCAGCAGTGGATGTACTTTGACTCGCTCGAGTCTCTGCCAACCAGCTCCGCTCGCACCGCCGAGCTGTGCAAGCCTCTCGGCACCCGCTACGACGGCCAGATTGTCGTCTTCGGCCGCGAGTACCAGGAGAAGATTGCCAACCTGCGGCAATTCCTCGTTGGTGCCGGCGCCATTGGCTGTGAGATGCTCAAGAACTGGGCCATGATTGGTCTCGGAACCGGTCCCAAGGGCCAGATCACCGTCACCGACATGGACTCTATCGAGAAGAGCAACCTGAACCGTCAGTTCCTGTTCCGCCCCAAGGACGTTGGCAAGATGAAGAGTGACTGCGCTGCCGAGGCTGTGCAGGCGATGAACCCCGACCTGAACGGCCATATTGTGTGCCTCAAGGATCGCGTGAGTCCCGATACGGAGGAGACCTTCAACGAGGAGTTCTGGGGCAACCTCGATGGCGTCACCAACGCGCTGGACAACGTCGAGGCCAGAACGTACGTCGACCGCCGCTGTGTCTTCTTCCGCAAGCCCCTCCTTGAGAGCGGAACGCTCGGAACCAAGGGCAACACCCAAGTCGTCCTCCCCCATCTTACCGAGTCGTACTCCTCATCGCAGGACCCCCCTGAGAAGGAGTTCCCCATGTGCACCGTCAAGAGCTTCCCCAACAAGATTGAGCACACGATTGCGTGGTCCAAGGACCACATGTTTGAGAACCTCTTTGTCACGTCTCCTTCCACGGTCAACCTGTACCTGACGCAGCCCAACTACATTGAGGGCACGCTGAAGCAGGGTGGTAGCGCCAAGCTGACGCTCGAGACGCTCCGCGACTACCTCACAACGGACCGCCCGCGGACCTTTGAGGACTGCGTTGCGTGGGCGCGCATTCTCTTTGAGAAGGAGTTCAACAACAAGATCCAGCAGCTTCTGCACAACTTCCCCAAGGACTCGACGACGTCGACCGGCACCCCTTTCTGGTCTGGCCCCAAGCGCGCGCCCGAGCCGCTCAAGTTTGACGCCAACAACCCGACACACTTTGCGTTTGTCGTGGCGGCCGCCAACCTGCACGCCTTCAACTACAACATCAAGTCGCCTGGCACCTCCAAGGACATTTACCTGCGCGAGCTCGACAACATTATCGTACCCGAGTTCTCACCCGCCGAGGGTGTCAAGATTCAGGCCAACGACAGCGATCCT GACCCCAACGCCGACGCGGGCAGCTCCTTTGACGACAACGACGAGCTGCAGAAGCTCATCAGCAGCCTCCCTTCGCCTAACGAGCTTGCCGGTTTCCAACTGCAGCCTGTGGACTTTGAAAAGGACGACGACTCGAACCACCACATTGACTTCATCACGGCCTGCAGTAACCTGCGCGCGGCCAACTACAAGATTGAGCAGGCTGACCGCCACAAGACCAAGTTCATTGCCGGCAAGATCATCCCGGCGATTGCGACGACAACGGCGCTCGTCACGGGCTTGGTGATTCTGGAGTTGTACAAGGTCATTGATGGCAAGGACGACATTGAGCAGTACAAGAACGGTTTCATCAACCTGGCGCTGCCGTTTTTCGGCTTCAGCGAGCCCATTGCCAGCCCCAAGGTGGAGTTCAAGGGCCCCAACGGCATTGTCAAGTTGGACAAGATCTGGGACCGCTTCGAGGTCAACGACATCACACTTAAGGAGCTGTTGGAGCACTTCGAGAAGCAGGGCCTCACCATCTCCATGCTCAGCTCCGGCGTCAGCTTGTTGTACGCCAGCTTCTTCCCTCCGGCCAAGCTTAAGGACCGCCAGAACCTGAAGCTGAGCCAGCTCGTTGAGACGGTGTCCAAAAAGCCCGTGCCGGCTCACCAGAAGGAGGTCATTTTCGAGATGGTGGCCGAGGACGTGGACGGCGAGGACGTTGAGGTTCCCTACATCAAGATGAAGATGGC ACTGAAGGGACTGACGACACAACAGGCCGGCAAAGTCACAGACTGGGTGAAGCCCAACGACAAGTCGGGCGAGTTCAAGCGTCAGCAGAGCTCGTTCCGCAACTTCATCTCGCGCGAGGAGGGGGCCAAGTTTGCGCCTGAGAAGGGGCGGTATCATCTCTACGTCAGCTATGCGTGTCCTTGG GCTTGCCGGACGTTGATCACACGCCAGCTCAAGGGTCTCGAGgactttattagctattcTGTTGTTCATTGGCATCTTGGCGAGAAGG AAAATAAGACCAACAACACAGGCTGGCGGTTCGTGACAAGCGACGAAAAGGACGTCCCCGGAGCCCGCGTCGTGCCCGACCCCGTCCCGGGCCACGAGTCCTACACTCACCTCCGCGACCTCTACTTCGAGTCGGAGCCGGGCTACGAGGGCCGCTTCACCGTGCCCGTCCTCTACGACACCAAGCTCAAGACGATTGTCAGCAACGAGAGCAGCGAGATCATCCGCATGCTCTACACGGAG TTCGACGACCTCCTCGACGAGCAATACCGCAACGTCAACCCCTACCCCGAGTCCCTCCGCGCGCAAATCGACGAGGCAAACGAGTGGACGTACGACAAGATCAACAACGGCGTCTACAAGTCCGGCTTCGCCACCACGCAGGAGGCCTACGAGCGCAACGTCGTCGCCCTGTTCGAGGCGCTCGACAAGACGGAGGCGCACCTAAAGAGCACGGCGGCCGAGGGGCTGTATTACTTTGGCAAGGAGATTACCGAGGCCGACATCAGGCT CTACGTAACCATCATCCGCTTTGAT CCCGTCTACGTGCAGCACTTCAAGTGCAACATCCGCGACATCCGCTCCGGGTACCCCCTCATCCACAAATGGATGCGCAACCTGTACTGGAACGTGCCGGCCTTCAAGGACACGACCCAGTTCGAGCACATCAAGTGGCACTACACAAAGAGCCACACCCAGATCAACCCCTTCTCCATCAGCCCCGTCGGCCCTCTGCCGCACATTCTGCCCCTGGACGAGGAGGTGCCGGCCGCGAGCAAGTAG